A DNA window from Maribellus comscasis contains the following coding sequences:
- a CDS encoding neutral/alkaline non-lysosomal ceramidase N-terminal domain-containing protein encodes MKRIIKIVGVLFLVIVIVFLVRSYLNLKDRHPVYSANLKVDGSDDLQLKAGFAAISVTPEVPDRWEDKNGDAKYNPKDGDTFTDKNGNGVFDAVWIAGFSNKKPANGVHDDIWARTFVVDDGKTRLAIVALDAIGFMNDDVIDVRKMIPEEAGITYTIITSTHTHEGPDLLGLWGESPFKCGVDEEYMKFVKSQIVKSVVTAAQKLRPARLEISEDLTGAIPLVKDTRKPEVFDSGLRLIKAIDKENENVLGTLVSWGNHPETLWSKNLLISSDFPHFVREGIEKGVFYNDSLIKAGVGGVCVYINGAVGGLMCTHPSLVVKDPFTGEEFAEPSFEKAAAEGKQLSLLALNAMNKPATTIDSASISLLVRTISLPIENNLFKLATALGVMDRGTNGWMKMRSELSVFKIGPVSFVTIPGEIYPEIVNGGVESPEGNDFGIQPVEEPPIREMMGGEYKFVFGLANDEIGYIIPRSQWDVKAPFTYGKDNSPYGEENSLGKETAPLLHKNISEMLLELKEM; translated from the coding sequence ATGAAAAGGATAATAAAAATAGTAGGTGTTTTATTTTTGGTGATTGTGATTGTGTTCTTGGTTCGGAGTTATTTGAACTTGAAAGATCGTCATCCCGTTTACTCCGCTAATTTGAAAGTAGATGGTTCTGATGATTTGCAATTAAAAGCTGGTTTTGCAGCAATTTCTGTTACACCAGAGGTTCCGGACCGTTGGGAGGATAAAAATGGTGACGCAAAATACAACCCTAAAGACGGAGATACTTTTACTGATAAAAATGGAAATGGTGTTTTTGATGCGGTTTGGATTGCCGGTTTCAGTAATAAAAAACCAGCAAACGGGGTACACGACGATATCTGGGCTCGCACATTTGTTGTTGACGATGGAAAAACAAGGTTGGCTATTGTTGCGCTAGACGCCATTGGTTTTATGAACGACGATGTTATTGATGTGCGGAAAATGATACCGGAAGAGGCTGGAATTACATATACCATAATTACATCAACACATACGCATGAAGGACCCGATCTACTCGGGTTATGGGGGGAGTCGCCGTTCAAGTGTGGTGTGGATGAGGAGTACATGAAGTTTGTAAAAAGTCAGATTGTAAAGTCGGTTGTTACCGCAGCTCAAAAATTAAGGCCCGCCAGGTTGGAAATTTCAGAAGATTTGACAGGAGCCATTCCGCTGGTAAAGGATACACGTAAACCTGAAGTTTTTGATTCAGGCCTCCGACTGATAAAAGCAATTGACAAGGAAAATGAAAATGTACTTGGAACACTTGTGTCGTGGGGAAATCATCCGGAAACTTTGTGGAGTAAGAACTTATTGATTTCATCTGATTTTCCGCATTTTGTACGCGAAGGTATTGAGAAAGGTGTTTTTTATAACGACAGTTTAATAAAAGCCGGGGTAGGAGGTGTTTGTGTCTACATAAACGGAGCGGTTGGAGGATTAATGTGCACTCATCCTTCTCTTGTCGTAAAAGATCCGTTTACCGGAGAAGAGTTTGCCGAGCCTTCGTTTGAAAAAGCTGCGGCTGAAGGAAAACAGTTGTCGTTACTGGCCCTAAATGCAATGAATAAGCCTGCAACTACTATCGATTCAGCAAGTATTTCGCTGTTGGTTCGAACGATTTCACTGCCCATTGAAAATAATCTATTTAAGCTGGCTACTGCGCTTGGTGTGATGGACAGGGGAACAAACGGGTGGATGAAAATGCGTTCTGAACTTTCGGTTTTTAAAATCGGGCCTGTGTCTTTTGTCACAATTCCAGGTGAAATTTATCCGGAGATTGTAAATGGAGGTGTAGAAAGTCCTGAAGGAAACGATTTTGGAATTCAGCCTGTTGAGGAACCGCCAATTCGCGAAATGATGGGTGGAGAATACAAGTTTGTTTTTGGTTTGGCGAACGATGAAATCGGATACATTATCCCCCGGAGCCAGTGGGATGTAAAAGCTCCTTTTACTTACGGAAAAGACAATTCTCCCTACGGCGAAGAGAATTCACTGGGCAAAGAAACGGCGCCTCTTTTACATAAAAACATCTCTGAGATGTTGTTGGAATTAAAAGAAATGTAA
- a CDS encoding alpha/beta hydrolase, with translation MAKRVLNQLLKIFLVFLAAFIVLMFTPRAIGFLFPEKAPIGYHFEILDYLAIGVGLEKLVDMEPEVPEEIEAFKNIEYKTVKGKSLQLDVFKQKDLEEKAPLLIFIHGGGWRSGKRQDYLIYLLDYAQKGYVTATISYRLKKDSIYPAAVEDVIDAVDFLFQNGDKWGYDTSRVALVGGSAGAHLAMLAAYGWENPRKRKQAPKHNVKAIVDIYGPVDMTTPYAQTQPLVTGFIGHPYNKKSELFWEASPAKYLNKDLPPTLILQGTSDNLLPPGQSDTLHTRLDRLGVANEYYRLPLWPHAMDMAVRPNKYMQKKMDAFFEQYVK, from the coding sequence ATGGCTAAAAGGGTGTTAAATCAGCTACTAAAAATATTTCTGGTCTTTCTTGCCGCTTTTATTGTTTTAATGTTTACTCCAAGAGCTATTGGCTTTCTTTTTCCTGAAAAAGCACCCATTGGTTACCATTTTGAGATTCTGGATTATTTGGCGATTGGCGTAGGGCTGGAAAAGCTTGTTGATATGGAGCCGGAAGTTCCGGAAGAAATTGAAGCTTTCAAGAATATTGAATACAAGACTGTAAAAGGGAAATCTTTGCAGCTTGATGTTTTTAAACAAAAGGATTTGGAAGAAAAAGCACCGCTGTTGATTTTTATTCATGGGGGAGGTTGGAGAAGCGGCAAACGGCAGGATTACTTGATTTATTTGCTCGACTACGCCCAAAAAGGGTATGTGACCGCTACAATTTCTTACCGTTTAAAAAAGGATAGTATTTATCCTGCGGCGGTTGAAGATGTGATAGATGCGGTGGATTTTCTCTTTCAAAATGGAGACAAATGGGGTTATGATACCTCGCGAGTTGCTTTGGTTGGTGGATCGGCTGGCGCACATTTAGCAATGTTGGCTGCTTATGGTTGGGAGAATCCGCGAAAAAGAAAACAGGCTCCCAAACACAATGTAAAAGCTATTGTAGATATTTACGGACCGGTTGATATGACTACTCCATATGCCCAAACACAACCCCTGGTTACTGGTTTTATAGGTCACCCTTACAATAAAAAATCTGAATTGTTTTGGGAGGCATCGCCGGCAAAATACCTAAACAAAGATTTGCCCCCTACGCTTATTTTGCAGGGAACTTCAGATAATCTTCTTCCTCCCGGCCAGTCGGATACTTTACACACAAGGTTGGATCGGCTCGGAGTCGCAAATGAGTACTACCGCTTACCACTTTGGCCGCATGCAATGGATATGGCTGTTCGTCCGAATAAATACATGCAGAAAAAAATGGATGCGTTTTTTGAGCAATATGTAAAATAA
- a CDS encoding aminotransferase class IV, with protein sequence MALLPLHDFFVFNDSIQQVSSFVPSENEGGIYEVLRVVDGIPLFLEDHLDRFYASSGIAGKSIRFNEIQIENLLNQLIEYNKVKKGNILISCKNNLKAFFIAHNYPTPEMIKNGVSCGILKAERENPNAKVFQTTVRQQANQLIEENGFYEVLLVDGEARITEGSRSNVFFVKDNSLFTPPASEVLLGITRQKVLELAIKNDLKYSEEDILLRDISSFDAVFLSGTSPKILPVNKIEAFFYNTQNSVVTKLIESYESLIMRYISDKKNR encoded by the coding sequence ATGGCACTTTTACCGCTCCACGATTTTTTTGTGTTTAACGATTCCATTCAGCAGGTTTCATCTTTTGTCCCTTCAGAGAATGAAGGCGGCATTTATGAAGTTCTAAGAGTTGTTGACGGAATTCCCTTGTTTCTGGAAGACCATTTGGACAGATTTTATGCTTCATCCGGAATTGCCGGGAAATCAATTCGTTTTAATGAAATTCAGATTGAAAATTTATTGAACCAGCTAATTGAATACAATAAAGTTAAGAAAGGGAATATTCTGATTTCCTGTAAAAATAATCTTAAGGCATTTTTTATTGCGCATAATTACCCTACACCTGAAATGATAAAAAACGGGGTTTCATGTGGGATTTTAAAAGCTGAAAGGGAAAATCCGAATGCTAAAGTTTTTCAGACGACCGTCAGACAGCAGGCAAATCAGCTTATTGAAGAAAATGGTTTTTATGAAGTTCTGCTTGTAGACGGGGAAGCAAGAATTACCGAAGGGAGTCGAAGTAACGTATTTTTTGTCAAAGATAATTCTTTGTTTACTCCTCCCGCCAGCGAAGTTCTTTTGGGAATTACGCGTCAAAAAGTGCTTGAACTGGCGATTAAAAACGATCTGAAATATTCAGAAGAAGATATTTTGCTCAGGGATATAAGTTCGTTTGATGCCGTTTTTCTAAGCGGAACTTCGCCCAAAATATTGCCGGTTAATAAAATAGAAGCCTTCTTTTACAATACTCAAAATAGTGTAGTAACCAAACTTATTGAGAGTTACGAATCTTTGATAATGCGTTATATTTCAGATAAGAAAAACCGATAG
- a CDS encoding iron-containing alcohol dehydrogenase: MNNFEYKNPVKIIFGKGTIPSVKKEIPENAKILMTFGGGSIKKNGVYKQIKEALNGFDFFEFGGIEPNPHYETCMKAIELAKKENITFLLSVGGGSVLDATKFIAAGALYDGDPWDFLSQRYIVNVEKALPIGAVLTLPATGSEMNGNSVITKAATQEKMAFGSPEVMPQFSVLDPECVFSLPDRQVANGVVDAFVHVLEQYLTYPVNSPIQDRFAESILTTLIEEGPKVLADRNDYNAAANFMWSATMALNGLIATGVPQDWATHMIGHELTAFHGIDHGRTLAIVLPGMMNVKRENKKDKILQYGERIWGVSSGNDDEKINKAIEKTIGFFESLGVPTTLPEYDVPEKTIGKITTRFQERKSKLGEKADIDYEQVGEILKDRL; encoded by the coding sequence ATGAATAATTTTGAATACAAAAATCCTGTAAAAATTATTTTTGGAAAAGGAACAATTCCTTCTGTAAAAAAAGAAATACCTGAAAATGCAAAAATATTGATGACCTTTGGTGGGGGAAGTATAAAAAAGAACGGTGTTTATAAGCAGATAAAAGAAGCACTGAACGGCTTTGATTTTTTTGAATTTGGAGGAATTGAACCAAATCCGCATTACGAAACCTGTATGAAAGCCATCGAGTTGGCAAAGAAAGAAAACATAACTTTTCTGTTGTCTGTTGGCGGTGGTTCAGTACTTGATGCTACAAAATTTATTGCCGCCGGGGCATTGTACGACGGTGATCCCTGGGATTTTCTTTCACAAAGGTATATTGTAAATGTTGAAAAAGCATTGCCGATTGGAGCCGTGCTTACACTACCGGCAACCGGTTCGGAAATGAACGGAAATTCGGTGATTACCAAAGCTGCAACACAGGAAAAAATGGCTTTTGGCTCACCGGAAGTCATGCCTCAATTTTCTGTTCTTGATCCGGAATGTGTTTTTTCTTTACCCGACAGACAGGTGGCAAACGGAGTAGTTGATGCTTTCGTACACGTACTTGAACAATATCTAACTTACCCTGTAAACTCTCCGATACAGGATCGTTTTGCGGAAAGCATTTTAACTACACTTATTGAAGAAGGCCCAAAAGTTCTTGCTGACAGAAATGACTACAATGCAGCTGCCAACTTTATGTGGAGTGCTACTATGGCGCTAAATGGCTTGATTGCAACTGGAGTGCCACAGGACTGGGCAACACACATGATTGGGCATGAGCTAACTGCATTTCACGGGATAGACCACGGACGCACACTGGCCATCGTACTTCCCGGAATGATGAATGTAAAACGGGAAAATAAAAAAGACAAAATTCTGCAATACGGTGAACGTATCTGGGGCGTTTCGTCAGGTAACGACGATGAAAAAATAAACAAAGCAATAGAAAAAACGATCGGTTTTTTTGAATCGCTTGGTGTGCCTACCACGCTTCCGGAATATGATGTTCCTGAAAAAACCATTGGAAAAATTACCACCCGGTTTCAGGAAAGGAAAAGTAAACTGGGAGAAAAAGCAGATATTGACTACGAACAAGTGGGCGAAATTTTAAAAGACAGACTTTAA
- a CDS encoding head GIN domain-containing protein: MKLFGLISAFILVVFSNVGYAQNDDNWESRTYELSDFNEIKLEGGYRVFLIQGDENSLLVRASDDDVFDYLKIGNSTESLRLKIDRDHFNFDRINLYITFKELERVDIEGGVKLKTKGYLDLNDFSMHVEGGAKIELDMKAEDVEIIGEGGVLFELSGVAETLDVHVSGAGHIDASELKTKDVTFKVEGVGTGSVYATDNLYAKIEGVGKIKYRGHPEVTKDIEGLGSVTSN; this comes from the coding sequence ATGAAACTTTTCGGTTTAATATCCGCATTTATTTTAGTTGTTTTTTCCAACGTAGGTTATGCCCAAAATGATGATAATTGGGAATCGAGAACTTACGAATTAAGCGATTTTAATGAAATAAAATTGGAGGGTGGTTATCGTGTTTTTCTTATTCAGGGAGACGAAAATTCACTTTTGGTAAGAGCATCCGATGATGATGTTTTTGATTATCTGAAAATTGGTAACAGCACAGAATCGTTAAGGCTTAAAATAGACAGGGATCATTTTAATTTCGACAGAATTAATCTTTACATCACCTTCAAAGAATTGGAAAGAGTTGATATTGAAGGTGGCGTAAAACTGAAAACCAAAGGTTACCTTGATTTAAATGATTTTTCGATGCATGTGGAAGGTGGTGCAAAAATAGAACTCGATATGAAAGCGGAAGATGTTGAAATTATTGGAGAAGGTGGCGTTCTATTTGAACTAAGCGGAGTAGCAGAGACTTTGGATGTTCATGTTTCCGGTGCCGGACATATTGATGCCAGCGAATTAAAGACCAAAGATGTAACATTTAAAGTTGAAGGAGTCGGAACGGGCAGTGTTTATGCTACCGACAATTTATATGCTAAAATTGAAGGCGTAGGAAAAATAAAATACCGCGGACACCCGGAAGTAACAAAAGATATTGAAGGTTTGGGCAGTGTAACGAGCAATTGA
- a CDS encoding S41 family peptidase, which produces MKRILFWNVSLILVLALFVAGCSKDDPIPEPDPIDNEEEIPEADEVNKFIWEGLATYYYWVSNVSNLVNTDFEDDDSLNAFLNTYTDPEELFYDLLYEYGTVDKWSFIVDNSQEIDNWLTGISESMGFDFMLSYYEDNSNNIFGYVRYVLKGSPADLAGIKRGDFFLTVNGTQLTSLNYQELLFTQQTYSLGMAKYENNTFSGNGIEHTMTAVELQEYPILLDTVYNVGGLNVGYLVYNGFTSAYDKTLNNSYDILLNSTISKLKDQGIEKLIIDLRYNGGGSVQTSMYLASMIYGTNTSQVFAKYKYNNLLQNYFRDEYGGDYFNYYFSDVILEQDWDLEDAEGNFIQTVTTPETPIVSLDLNELYVITSSNTASASELLINGLSAYIDVIQIGTNTTGKNVGSFTIRDWIDDNNVNPNHSWAMQPITLKIANSNGYSDFSDGLVPDISGQESVLNLKQLGDKDETLLKLTLNYIEGNSTKSAVGDDGISFRRFKSSKDFLRFGKEMYVEPEMVPTREMIK; this is translated from the coding sequence ATGAAAAGAATTTTGTTTTGGAACGTTTCGCTGATTTTAGTCCTAGCTTTATTTGTTGCAGGTTGTTCAAAAGATGATCCTATTCCGGAACCGGATCCGATTGATAATGAAGAAGAAATACCGGAAGCTGATGAAGTTAATAAATTTATCTGGGAAGGACTGGCAACATACTATTATTGGGTAAGTAATGTATCAAATCTTGTAAATACCGATTTCGAAGATGACGATAGTTTGAATGCATTTTTAAATACATACACCGACCCGGAAGAACTTTTTTACGATTTACTATATGAGTACGGAACCGTTGATAAGTGGTCATTTATCGTTGATAATTCACAGGAAATTGACAACTGGCTTACCGGAATTTCCGAGTCAATGGGATTTGATTTTATGCTGAGTTACTACGAAGACAACAGCAATAATATATTTGGATATGTACGGTATGTTTTAAAAGGCTCCCCTGCGGATCTGGCCGGAATAAAACGTGGTGATTTTTTCCTTACCGTAAACGGAACACAACTGACTTCCTTAAATTACCAGGAATTGTTGTTCACGCAGCAGACTTACTCGCTTGGTATGGCTAAATACGAAAACAACACATTTTCAGGGAACGGAATTGAACATACGATGACTGCTGTAGAGTTGCAGGAATACCCTATTTTACTGGATACTGTTTATAATGTGGGTGGATTAAATGTGGGTTATCTCGTATACAACGGATTTACTTCTGCTTACGACAAAACACTGAATAATTCATACGATATTCTTCTTAACAGTACTATTTCAAAATTGAAAGACCAGGGAATTGAGAAACTAATTATCGATTTAAGATATAACGGAGGAGGGTCAGTGCAAACATCCATGTATTTGGCAAGTATGATATACGGTACCAATACCAGTCAGGTTTTTGCCAAATATAAATACAACAATTTGCTTCAAAACTACTTTAGGGACGAATACGGAGGAGATTATTTCAACTACTATTTTTCTGATGTAATTTTAGAACAAGATTGGGATCTGGAAGATGCCGAAGGAAATTTTATCCAAACAGTTACAACGCCTGAAACGCCGATAGTGAGTTTAGACCTTAACGAACTGTATGTCATAACATCGTCAAACACTGCTTCAGCCAGCGAGTTGCTTATTAACGGCTTATCAGCATATATTGATGTTATACAAATTGGCACAAATACCACAGGGAAAAATGTGGGGTCTTTTACCATCAGAGACTGGATCGATGATAATAATGTTAATCCCAATCACAGCTGGGCAATGCAACCTATTACGCTAAAAATTGCAAATTCAAATGGATATTCAGATTTCTCGGATGGATTGGTTCCGGATATCAGCGGGCAGGAAAGTGTTTTGAATTTAAAACAATTGGGCGATAAAGATGAAACTCTTTTAAAACTTACGCTTAACTATATTGAGGGGAATAGCACAAAATCAGCTGTCGGTGATGATGGAATCTCATTCAGAAGATTTAAAAGCTCAAAAGATTTTTTACGTTTTGGCAAAGAAATGTACGTTGAACCTGAAATGGTACCCACCCGGGAGATGATCAAATAA
- a CDS encoding HD family phosphohydrolase, which yields MSKFHERLMKYTRVLYWLFVFLIAAVLLFLILPGEPKFKYEYQKGFPWRHDNLVAPFDFAISKTPKEIEDEKAEQLKAVVPYFSFDTAVVNQKINELRTSFNPTGDSIQDEKEEVFQILSDKLKTIYTNGILQHSSASYDELLGKTEIRKRTGTLVSKISTDKVYSEKTAYNEFYNEIENIKERYPELNEWLSDIIIENYITTNLIYDATTTQKEIDEITQNISPTRGMVQMGERIILQGEIVTGEKYQILESLKASYEKERGKGFDRYTVSVGKIILILSLLGLIFTFLYIYRRDTLDGFRRLLFLILFMVSMVFLASFFNSFPNLHIYLVPLAIFPIVVRTFFDSRTAIFMLIITTLLIGFYAPNNYEFILLQVTAGVVAVFSLNKMHRRVHLVMATIWVFLTYLLVYSALNLIHEGTFIAYNYQMLQWFALSSLLILLVYPLIYIFEKLFGFISDVTLIELSDSNQPLLRKLAEEAPGTFQHSMQIANLAEEVILKIGGNPFLVRAGSLYHDIGKIAKPTFFIENQAVGMNPHDRMDYKQSAEIIIDHVRNGVRMAKKHKLPESLVEFIATHHGTTKAKYFYLKHQQEHPDEKVDEDTFIYPGPLPISKEAAVVMLVDGIEAASRSLKEKTLENLRGLINNMIDQKIADKQLDHSKLTFNDINIIKATLLEKLINIYHIRIEYPKEEEKKA from the coding sequence ATGAGTAAATTTCACGAACGATTAATGAAATATACCAGAGTTCTTTACTGGCTGTTTGTTTTCCTGATTGCCGCTGTATTGCTGTTTTTAATTTTGCCGGGAGAGCCTAAATTCAAGTACGAATATCAAAAAGGATTTCCCTGGAGACATGATAATTTGGTTGCCCCTTTTGATTTTGCTATCTCAAAAACTCCAAAAGAAATTGAAGATGAGAAAGCGGAGCAATTAAAAGCAGTTGTTCCCTATTTTAGCTTTGATACCGCCGTTGTGAATCAAAAAATCAACGAACTGAGAACCAGTTTTAACCCAACCGGGGATTCAATTCAGGATGAAAAAGAGGAAGTATTCCAAATACTTTCAGACAAGTTGAAAACAATTTATACAAATGGCATTTTACAGCACTCTTCTGCAAGTTATGACGAACTCTTGGGCAAAACGGAAATAAGGAAACGAACGGGGACCCTGGTTTCAAAAATTTCAACAGACAAAGTTTATTCAGAAAAAACAGCATATAACGAGTTTTATAATGAAATTGAAAATATAAAAGAAAGATATCCGGAATTAAACGAGTGGTTAAGTGACATTATCATTGAAAACTACATCACCACTAATTTAATTTACGATGCAACAACTACGCAAAAGGAAATAGATGAAATTACTCAAAATATATCGCCCACACGTGGTATGGTTCAAATGGGTGAACGAATTATTTTGCAGGGAGAGATTGTTACCGGTGAAAAATACCAGATTCTGGAATCGCTGAAAGCCAGTTACGAAAAGGAACGGGGAAAAGGATTTGATCGTTACACGGTTTCTGTAGGCAAAATTATCCTGATCCTTTCGCTTTTAGGATTGATATTTACTTTTCTATATATATACCGACGCGACACGCTGGATGGTTTCCGAAGACTGTTGTTTCTTATATTGTTTATGGTAAGTATGGTATTTTTGGCCAGCTTTTTTAACTCTTTCCCCAATCTTCATATTTACCTGGTTCCCCTGGCTATTTTTCCGATTGTTGTGCGAACATTTTTTGATTCCAGAACCGCTATTTTTATGCTTATCATAACTACACTTCTTATTGGTTTTTATGCGCCAAATAATTACGAATTTATCCTTCTGCAGGTCACTGCAGGTGTAGTAGCTGTTTTTAGCCTTAACAAAATGCACAGACGAGTTCACCTTGTAATGGCAACCATTTGGGTTTTTCTCACTTATTTACTGGTGTACTCCGCTCTGAACCTGATTCACGAAGGAACATTTATCGCTTATAACTACCAAATGCTGCAGTGGTTTGCGTTAAGCAGCCTGCTTATTCTTCTGGTTTATCCGTTGATTTATATTTTTGAAAAACTTTTTGGTTTTATCTCCGACGTTACATTGATTGAACTTTCAGACAGTAACCAACCCTTGTTACGTAAACTTGCAGAAGAAGCACCCGGTACATTTCAACATTCAATGCAAATAGCTAATTTGGCTGAAGAAGTTATCCTGAAAATCGGAGGCAATCCGTTTTTGGTTCGTGCCGGATCGTTGTACCATGACATAGGGAAAATTGCGAAGCCAACTTTTTTTATTGAAAATCAGGCTGTGGGAATGAATCCTCACGACCGGATGGACTATAAACAAAGTGCAGAAATAATTATCGACCACGTTAGAAACGGGGTAAGAATGGCAAAAAAACACAAGCTACCTGAGTCACTCGTTGAATTTATTGCCACCCACCACGGTACAACAAAAGCCAAATATTTCTATTTAAAACACCAGCAGGAACATCCGGATGAAAAAGTGGATGAAGATACATTTATATACCCCGGTCCGCTTCCGATAAGTAAAGAAGCAGCCGTGGTCATGTTGGTTGACGGTATTGAAGCAGCTTCCAGAAGCTTGAAAGAAAAAACACTGGAGAATTTACGAGGACTTATCAATAATATGATTGATCAGAAAATTGCCGACAAACAATTGGATCACTCGAAATTAACCTTTAACGATATAAATATCATAAAAGCGACACTTCTGGAAAAACTGATAAACATTTATCATATTCGGATTGAATATCCTAAAGAAGAGGAAAAAAAAGCCTGA
- a CDS encoding C40 family peptidase yields the protein MNYGISSLSIIPVRKEPSEKSEMVTQILYGEHFEIREQMVGWSNIKLAYDGYEGWIDSKMITPLTPRTWNKIERSPFAVTGDIFAIIPVNEEQNLMLTAGSTLPVWRPYKKEFSVNKEKYKLNGEVFYGELKDPRNIAIKQALKYFNAPYLWGGRSPFGIDCSGFTQVIYKMIGIKIPRDAGEQVKHGMALSFVDEAEPGDLAFFDDEEGNIVHVGIIWKRNKIIHASGKVRIDNVDQFGIFNVDTKRYTHKMRVMKKIIQSNGTS from the coding sequence ATGAACTACGGTATTTCCAGTCTTAGTATTATTCCGGTCAGAAAAGAGCCTTCAGAAAAAAGCGAAATGGTGACTCAGATTTTGTATGGAGAACATTTTGAAATCAGAGAACAAATGGTGGGGTGGTCAAATATAAAACTGGCATACGATGGTTATGAAGGCTGGATAGACAGCAAAATGATAACGCCGCTTACCCCAAGAACATGGAATAAAATTGAAAGAAGCCCGTTTGCGGTTACCGGTGATATTTTTGCCATTATTCCGGTGAACGAAGAACAAAACCTGATGTTAACAGCCGGAAGCACTTTACCTGTGTGGAGGCCTTATAAAAAAGAGTTTTCAGTAAATAAAGAAAAATATAAACTAAATGGTGAAGTGTTCTATGGCGAGTTAAAGGATCCCCGGAATATTGCCATAAAACAAGCACTGAAATATTTTAATGCTCCCTATTTGTGGGGAGGGAGATCGCCGTTTGGTATCGATTGCAGTGGATTTACCCAGGTGATTTATAAAATGATTGGAATAAAAATTCCGCGCGATGCCGGTGAGCAGGTAAAACATGGGATGGCGCTTAGTTTTGTCGATGAAGCGGAACCAGGAGACCTTGCTTTTTTTGATGACGAAGAGGGAAATATTGTTCATGTAGGTATTATTTGGAAAAGGAACAAAATTATTCACGCATCAGGGAAAGTGCGTATCGACAATGTTGATCAATTTGGAATTTTTAATGTAGATACGAAACGTTATACCCATAAAATGCGTGTAATGAAAAAAATAATCCAGTCAAATGGAACGAGTTAA
- a CDS encoding NUDIX domain-containing protein: MYTYQYPRAALTTDAIVFVREKNSTFVLLIERGREPFKNKWALPGGFIEMDETLEQACIRELEEETGLKVEKITQFKTYDAIDRDPRHRTISVVHSVELKEKEPVKGSDDAAHAAWFPIDDLPELGFDHQQILNEFFELSS; this comes from the coding sequence ATGTATACTTATCAATATCCGCGCGCAGCTTTAACTACCGATGCAATTGTTTTTGTCAGGGAAAAAAACTCAACTTTTGTTTTATTGATTGAACGAGGAAGAGAACCTTTCAAAAATAAATGGGCGCTTCCGGGTGGTTTTATCGAAATGGATGAAACACTGGAACAGGCATGCATCCGTGAACTGGAAGAAGAAACCGGATTGAAAGTTGAAAAAATAACGCAGTTTAAAACTTACGACGCCATCGATCGTGATCCGCGTCACCGTACAATTTCAGTAGTACATTCAGTTGAATTAAAGGAAAAAGAACCCGTAAAAGGCAGCGATGATGCTGCCCATGCCGCCTGGTTTCCCATCGATGATTTACCCGAATTGGGATTTGATCATCAGCAAATTCTGAATGAGTTTTTTGAACTTTCCTCCTGA
- a CDS encoding nitroreductase family protein, whose translation MKTNLSLFVIAMALAFQTFGQKSSENTVTETILSGYSVKAFSSEPLSEKAIDLILECGIKAPSARNSQLWKFTVIYEENLISQIVRNPVPGNVLIIVSGSASTQEGINVDFDCALATENMYVAAQSLGLGAHIYTGPVRNINAKKQEFGIPEGYRAVSALRIGHIDEKVDAASSASPRKEKEEIVNTLK comes from the coding sequence ATGAAAACAAACTTATCTCTTTTTGTTATTGCGATGGCTCTTGCATTTCAAACTTTTGGACAGAAAAGCAGCGAAAATACCGTAACAGAAACGATACTTTCGGGTTATTCGGTAAAAGCTTTCTCTTCAGAACCTCTTTCAGAAAAGGCTATTGATTTGATTCTTGAATGCGGAATAAAAGCACCGAGTGCAAGAAACAGCCAATTGTGGAAATTCACCGTGATTTATGAGGAAAACCTCATTTCTCAAATTGTTCGCAATCCGGTTCCCGGCAACGTTCTAATCATTGTTTCCGGCTCTGCATCAACACAGGAAGGAATTAATGTAGATTTTGACTGCGCACTGGCAACTGAGAATATGTATGTGGCAGCTCAGAGCCTGGGGCTTGGCGCTCATATTTACACCGGACCAGTAAGAAATATCAATGCAAAAAAACAGGAGTTTGGTATTCCTGAAGGCTACAGAGCCGTTTCAGCATTAAGAATCGGGCATATCGACGAAAAAGTTGATGCTGCTTCATCAGCATCTCCCAGAAAAGAAAAAGAGGAAATTGTAAATACTTTAAAATAG